In Nicotiana tabacum cultivar K326 chromosome 21, ASM71507v2, whole genome shotgun sequence, one DNA window encodes the following:
- the LOC107824749 gene encoding uncharacterized protein LOC107824749 — MQLRGDKISFPFSSPFFPHGLSVYLKRQRNQFFLLAWSFCLCSVSSLSRIHLDFWGFIIYTMATKVKGIYKYITSIFVVKERELEIGCPTDVKHVAHIGWEGPSGNTPTWMKAFKAGPEFAATSVGSSGSAWSSQGCGEAARQKTAANIYKDMTTSDVPSPPRKHKRRKPKSTSSPKSSSPSTLRSSRAVKPKAKSGEGNPKPATIQVA, encoded by the exons ATGCAGTTAAGAGGAGATAAAATAAGCTTCCCTTTTTCATCTCCTTTCTTTCCGCATGGCTTAAGCGTTTACCTAAAACG GCAAAGGAATCAGTTCTTCCTATTGGCGTGGTCCTTTTGCTTGTGTTCTGTTTCATCTCTAAGCAGAATACACTTGGATTTTTGGGGCTTTATAATCTATACCATGGCAACCAAAGTGAAGGGGATTTACAAATATATCACCAGTATTTTTG TTGTTAAGGAGAGGGAGTTGGAGATAGGATGTCCAACTGATGTTAAACATGTGGCACATATTGGTTGGGAAGGTCCCTCTGGAAATACACCCACTTGG ATGAAAGCATTCAAGGCAGGGCCGGAATTTGCAGCAACTTCTGTTGGTAGTTCTGGTTCTGCTTGGTCATCTCAAG GTTGTGGAGAGGCAGCGCGACAAAAAACAGCAGCTAACATTTACAAGGACATGACAACTTCAGATGTTCCTAGTCCTCCCAGGAAACACAAACGGAGGAAGCCGAAGTCGACTTCCTCTCCAAAATCTAGTTCACCATCAACGTTGAGATCGTCGCGAGCAGTTAAACCCAAGGCTAAATCTGGTGAAGGAAATCCTAAACCAGCAACCATACAAGTGGCTTAA